The window CctgtttatgttttaaatagtGACAGCTTGTAAGAATTTGATGGCCTGTGACTGTGAGGCTATAGCTTAAATCTCCCTCGTGATACAAGTACATTTTTTCTTATGATCATTTTAGAACAACCATGAGTTATTTATGTTGCATCatctaatcaaatcaaatcctttctacaatatttttattttgagtaGTTAGTACTATCCACATAAcgaaaaggtaaaataaaagaaccatGAATTAACATATAGTACAACTTTTCAGGTGGATCCCTCAAATTAATGTAGTTAGATGGTAAAATGTGTTATGTCACATCTTTGTTTCCTCACCTGCACGATTCTTCTTTTTAGGTTGGATTTTGCTTTTCGTCTACTATCAAGTACGATCtggttaaaaaaaagtttcattaaTGTTGCTTTTCATGACAAAGTGCAACATTGACGATAGATTTGTTAGTTTCTCATATTTGTTGTCTCGTGCAAAGAATGAATGACGTTTCTTGCTAATGTACTGTTATGGGATGATGTTGATTAAAAGTGACTTACAGAAAGAGTAATGTGTCTCTTCGTTTTCCTATTTTATTATCAATTGGGTGAACGTGGTCGACCATGAGGAAAGAACATTGGTCGTGAACCAGAGTATTAGTTAGTTGCTCACACGACCGAGTCGCCTCCGGTTGAGATCGCCTCCGGTTGCCTCAACCAAAGAATAAACAGCTTAAGCTACTCTAATGTACCATAAAATTCCAGGAAACCATTGAgagtttgtttttatatttaaaattactttcgtcacatttttttatttatcgtCTTCTCacttatattacataaaatatatgaaaagtgAAGATGGGGAAGAGTTAATCAGTCACCGGACTGGCAGCGTAAGCAGTTGCAAAGGAAGCCAAACCCTTGAGAGAGTATTGTTTGTCGCGCCTCATATCTCATGCTTGCATCTATATAACATATCCGAAGCTCTTCACCTAAAAATATGCATTATTGTTACCATTGAAGTGAAACATGTACATAAAAACAGAGATTTATGCTTTATAGAAAACTCTGTTTTTAAGTATGAAACACCAAACCTTCTTCAACATCGCGTAGAGTGCTTAACCTTGCATCTGCATTCCGCAACCATATTATGTGCGCGTTGGGATCTGTGCACATACAAACTACTCATCACTTTCTTCTCCACAAACTAGGTGAACATTTGTTTGGGGTCTAATACATGTTGTAGCCGCATAATAGATACGAGTATATGACAACAGTTTCCAGAAAAATTCAGGCAAAGACTCACAAGGATTTGAACTATCTCAGACGATATTATCCagagaaaaccaaacaaagaaaaacattggACCAAGTAGTAAAGAGTAGATTTAAATTCCTGATTAACTCGTGTGAGACAGTGGTATTATTAACTTCCAACAATTAGATAGAGACAGTTGTCGAATATATActtcttttgggttttcttcAAAATTCTGTTACTGTTACTTTGCTTGTTTCTCAGTAAAACTTGATTCCATCATGTTCTTTACCCTAACAGTATAACTCTTCTTCTATACAAACTTCTATTCTTATCTTCTACTTCTACTCTTTTCTTTTACATTACAGTTTCTTCAAAAAGATTGTAAATTTCCTAACAGGGAAAGATTGTAAGACTCTTTTGCTTATGATGTTGGTACGTTAAAGCATCTCTTTAAAAAAAGACCGGCAtaaaaaagaacagaacaagTGAATATTATTACCACAGTCATGATTGTAGAAGGACGGTAGCATATAAACGGCATGGCCAACTGCACCTTCACATTCAACAGAAGCTGCAGCCAGTGAAAGAAGGTCTTCGCCACATGAGCCTCCAACCAGATCAATACGAAATGCATTGATGCGAATCCGGGCGAGTATAGCCGTATACCACTGTTTTGTTAAAACTTCCAGATGTTAAGGACTGTAAATAGCAAATAGAGAAAAACATGAACGCTGGAGATAGAATGGATTTGATGTAAAAATATAGCTCCAAGGATACAAGCAACATCTTCATCCTTAAAATCTGCCTTCCTGAAGGCATTCCATAACAAACCATAACCGTCTTCTATCTGAAACAATAACAAGCAAGTGACTATACAGCAACAAACCACTCTGTGGAGAGCCATAGAATTCGTCATGAAATTCTTATTACTGATTCATGGCTGTAATGAATACTACAGCGACAAGGTCAGCTACACACAGTGCAATGCATGAACAATACAAGAAACTCAGGGGATGTAATACAAAGTCTACATAATTTTCCATGTTTGTGATCAGCCCGTGTATTTTGACTCGAGAGTTTCAAAATCTATTACTAATTTATTAGTGTATTATTTGTCATCCTCAATAACTCACCTTTGAAATCATCGCAGAAGATAAAGCAGCTGGCTGAAGTATGTCAAGACAGTCAGCAGGCAGAGCACCTGATATTATCATACAAGACAACCTCTTGACCATAAGCGGGTACTTGAAGTTGTGCGTCCTTCACAAAGATTATAGATTTTAGTCATTATCAGTCCCAACAGAGAATTACCAGAGGAAAGATTCAAGGAGCCATATTATAGCCATCCACATAAGCAAGACAAACTAACAGATACCTGAAGCTATAACTTCCTTATTTTTCCTTATTCCATTAGAACTACTAGTCTACTATAGTAACAAGAGAGTACTTGACTGTATAAGACTCGCTTAACAAAGAAACCAGTAAACACGGTTGAGTATCATACATACCTACAACAATCAACAAAGCTTGACCAATCTGCTCTGGTTTCAACATCAACAAAACCCtgtaaaaatcatcaaaaataaacAACCCATGAACTCAAAAGTATACGTATGAGGATTATGATTCATCTCTAAAAGAAAGTGATGTGTTTATCTCATTGAAGCATTTCGTCATACACCTTGTAAGCATTAACTTTAAACACCACAAACCGAATTGGGAAAGCAATCCATTGACATAAAAGCGAATCGTACAGCACAGGATTATATTAAAGAcagtaaagaaagaagaaaaaaacataacctTTGAGTTCTCTTGGCACTCTTGACTACAATACGAGACTCCACGATCTTGAACTTTCTCAGAACCCATGAGTTTCTTAAGGCAAAGATAACAAACAGAGTCGAGGGAAACAAGAGAAGGACAAGCTACGACGGGCTTCGCCGTGTGTATGAGATCTCCAGCACTGATTCTACGCGTTGCGAAAACAGCACGACCCGCTGGCTCAGTGAGTCCGACTCTGATCGGTGGCGGCCCGGTCTGACATCCGTCATCTCGATTCGACGCAGCAGAGGAATAGAACAACGGAGGCGTCAATGGCTTAAGAAGGCGCGAGAGACAACAACGGCTATAACGAGTTAAAGCTAATCGcgacatttttgtttttttttttttgctttcacaacgaagaaggaaacatacaaaggatatatatatatagtatagtagTTTGAAAATAGCCCCACAACtttaaaattgaaacaaaaacaccctttttcactttttctaaTTTAACTTCAGGGAAGTTTGGATATTATTATCTCATCATCATTATCTAAAAAGTTGGTAAATGTTTAGAAccgtcttgttgttgttggtggtggtgaaaATCCATCTTCATCTCTTTAGGAGGAATAAAACAATCAACAGAGAGACCAGGCACGTCGAATGCAACATCGTCTATAGTCCATCTCTCTTCCATTCTAGTCACAGAGATTCCTCCTTTGAGTGTCTCTCCAAATCTTGAGATTAACACATCTGTTCTACCTGAATGCGCGATTACTACTTCGCTACCTTCGATTGCTCGGTAATCTTCCATCCACGACGACATCGAGGTCTCCCAATATGTTGGCATAGTTCCTGGTATCTGAATCCTGCgtatcaataacataaataattgtTCTAAAAGTGATTTTGATTTCGGTTAGCAAAACCCTATACCAAACCAGAATTAGATTAATTGTTACGTACCTGGTTAGAGAAGAGTCTTCGAGGCAAATTAAGAGGCCACTTTTCTGGCTGAAGTAACCGAATGCGACGTGTTTGATCATCTCAGCGGTAGAGTCACTACGTCTTGATAAATCAATTTGGTCTGTTGATAACTTGAGGATGAAACAATCTTTCCCATtgatttctttctctccaacGAATTGTGCCGATGAGAAAACTGATGATATTGTTAGCGGATCCAACCCCTGATTGTGTGTTTCACGTATCTATACGTCAATCTCCCATTAATAGAATTAAGTACATGTATCCCTAGCATCTCTATACGGAtcaataataactaaatatgatcaataataataactagCAATTCCATTACACAGAAGTCCATTGATCCTCACAATCCACATTTGAACCGTACATTAGAAACCTTAAAAGTATTGGTTTCATTCCATTAGCAGGTCTgtttttagtaattttgacaATTATCAGAAATTTATACAACATATCATTAACTAATCTCACGAATAATGTAGATTTTAGTTTGTAATTATATCCCCATTTACTAAAATTTGTGATTTAGGTAATACTGTACTAGAAAATATTCATATAATATTAGTTTGATTATTACTTTTAAACTCGGATATAGATTTTAGATTTGTAATCATGCTACCCTTTCAGACAAAAACGATCTGGACCACCaccaaataacaaaatagaaaattaccCCACATGGATGACAATATACATGTATAAGAGCAAACATAAAACTTGTTTAGTGTTAACACATATTTTTAACTGAAGACCGATAAGAGAGGTGTAGTTTTAACAAcgatacaaaattacaaacaattATTGCTAACTAGTGACGATGAATGAACCACATTAAGTCTGAGTAACATATACTAATGTTTTTATTCCAAGAATCTAATAATTGTATAAAGTTGGGATCaacttttcttatttaaaaagaGAACTACGTACGTATCAACTTTTGAATCTCCATCCAACCTTTAAATCCATTTTTTCAAGCGCATGATAAAGTCAATTAGTAGCACGTGACTAAGGcaaggcaaaaagaaaaatctcatGAGAAAGCTCAAAAAAGCATCTCCCAAAGTGGAATGTCAGATTCAACACCTTCTCCTTTTGCCTATATAGTAAATTAATCAATATAAAATTACATGTTTCTTCAGCTTTCACTAGCTAGAACCTAGATGCATTTGCTATACTTTAAATCTTGGAACTCTACCCTTCcaatttacaagttttttgtcaatatttttatagattatgatttttttttaatttgttttggggattatttgattaaatggtctatttatcccaaaaaaaaaaaaaaaaaatctcctttttaaacaaatcaaaattgatgGCATGTACTTACTTGTAGAGCACGACGCAAAGGACGTATGGCGCCTTTAGCAGCATGATCGCCGAGCCATGGTGTATAACGCCAAGTTATTTCTCCATCACTACCGGCTGCTACCTTATGCCCGCCACCAACCAACTCGATGAGCCATTTTTCAGGTAGCATTTGCCACATGACGAAGCATCCCTTGTGAGACACAGACGAGGCATTACCAACGGTGGGTGAGCTATTAATGTCATTCACCATACTCATTGTAATTTTTCCGGTCACAAAAGTGTTTTTAATTTCTCCTGCGAGTTTCTTGCATCCGGTTGCTGCTGCAAACTGTTGTATTATGTATTGTGCCGATGATGATACCTAATTTAATGAACATAAGAAAATGGAATTCGTATGATTTATATGCACATATAAGTATGAACCTGAGCCTTTTATCTTCGTTATTAATATGTTAAAGATCATATTGTAAATCATATTAAAACTACGGAAACATGCatgcaattttgtttctttaaacagTAAGCTTTTGGATATAAACAGATAAGCTATGATTCGGGTTTCTGAAGCTTGTACATCACaatatcaatttaatttaagttttttttccccctttctAGTACAAACCATGTTTTTCTCtactgaaaacaaaataaaataagaaacaaaaatataattcagATCTGAAGACCAGACGCTCATTATAAAGGGGGGAAGGTCTCCTTGAATTATTTATGGATCTCGTGATTGACTCTTGCATTGATTATATATGCTtattctttctcctttttttttttttggtttactgttttattattttgcaatatatgtatatgtaattGGGTCGCTTATATTGTTATACCAAAGTAGTTGAATCTTGTTGTGTGACACTGACCTGTTATTGTCCACAGATTTCGGCAAAACACACATCTACCATGATATctcttttgaaaataaattagtagAGTACTCTATAAATAGATAGATAACATAGCTAGCTTTTCCACCTAGCAATATATATTCTTCTAGTACTTGACTAAACAGGAGTTTTGAAAAGAGGGaactatactaataaaaaaattagaatactAATTTAAACCCGATAAAATCTTGTAAATAGTGTATTTTCTTCTGAAAATCAAAAGATATGtgaagatatatattttctgaattATCAACAAATACCCGCAAATTTCCTTatctaataatataaaaaggtttgcatatgttatgtttttcATAAAGGTTTCCACTGAGAAAAATAGTATACCAACAAACCATTTATAAGGAGGTGTCAACTGTCGTCAGGTGATGGATAAAAACTTAAATGTCAGATTAATAGTACTCACCATTAAAAGCATGTCCGAAAACGTTTGATCTAAATTAATACCAAAGATGACGACAAAAATAATATGCGAAAATATTTCGAATgcgaaatgaaaaaaatgatagCACTATACAAAAAAAGGATCAGTAAACTAATCCAATTTAATGCACCCACCAAAGTTATAGTATAGTATTCTTTTGTTATATACAAAGTCGACGAAATAGATGAATTTCATATACGTATGGAGTTGTTTATGCAAGGTAAGGCGTATAAAAATACCTGGTGGagagagattttggagagagGAGGGACAGGGAAGAGAGGACAACCCATAACACTGAGAAGAAGCTTCATATCTGGTTTTTTGGGGAAGACGATGATCTGCAAATGTGTTTTTATCCATTTCTTCCATGATTTGGATCtagttgatcttcttcctctttcttcttcttcttcttgctcatcCGTTGGTTCTTCCATCAATGGTGCTAATCTCTGCAttctatctctctatctctctctctctctttcttttggtCTTTCTTTCTCTCACTTTGTACTTACGCAGCTTATAGCCTTAGTGCGGTTTTGTTCacctttcgttttctttgtttgttaattatttgttatgttattttctctctctttgtggaAAAGTTGGCATATGTAACCTTTTTTGAGTTATCTTTAGATGATTCGATAAACCGGAAAATTTCATACCCGAACCGATACTAATCATGATTAAGTGATGAGTTAGCTATCAAGTCATAACCTCACATTGAGTATTATTAGGTATCGGGTATCTATTGCTTCCTATTTTACTTTACTGAGATGAATAATGTATATCTCTATGATTTTATATGATCTACATTAATCTTATAAGAAATTGTGAACTCGTTTGGAGTCTCcgaaaatagtatatataataaagtttctACCTACCCGAACTGCACTACTTAATTACTTTGTTATTCTATACATCAATTATGtgtttaaaatttctaaactaTACAAAGTTGTAAAATgaacttcaaagttcaaaagctaagtatttttattattatttttttttggtagaaactcaattctatattttaaaaagaacaatattACAACATTATAATAGTCCTCACTAACACCAAGTGTAACCTTAGCTCAACAAGTGTATGATCCAATACAAGCTTCACTGAATTTGACAAAAGTGAAACGCTTGAATATCCCAAATTTTTATGCAAGATGGTATTAAAATTCAAAGTTTGGTCATGTGAAGATGAAAGTAAAAGGGACGCAATGAGAGGTGACTTGTCCACGTCGTTGTATATATCCGGTTAGTCTTAACATTTTTTCGTCCATTGGGATTGATAAATTCCCTGCTtagaatttttgtaataataaatatagttcgGCGGTCATCTCACAAATGAGACAAAAAAGCAGATAATCTGGATAAATCAAGTCGATTTATGATGACGTAATTTGAACCTAATCTTAATTACTTCCaagttttgatgatgatggagagtTAGTTTGATTATAAGAGTGTTATTAAACAagtaatcatatatttataataagcAACTTCATTCAAGTTCTCAAATTTTAGCTTACTACAATTGATAtactgagttttttttctacatattaGCCTTGAATGATTACTAGTTTTTAagtggattttggtttttgatttttttttaaatctatttttctaccattcaagatttttaaaaattggatttcAAAAGTTAGGAAAACTAGTTTTTTAAGTAGTTTTTCCAAATTTCTAAGAGAAACTAAAAACTTTAATTTGAGGTTTTTGTGGAAAACTTCTATTTTcaacataatgttttatttttgacattttaatttattaatttttaaatatacagcaaaaaccaaaaaccaaaaattcaaaaaccaaaatccaaaatccaaaaaccaaaatgtaaaaactaaaataaatgaaaaatctatTTTCATTCATAACCATTATGTAGATAAAGAATATAGCgctaaaaaattcaaaaaaaaaaattcactagtCACCACTCACCACCCACTACTCACCGGTCTTAAATCTCGAATGAACTGTCAAATCTGAAATCACATTAACCATTTTTGATCAAGATTGTGGGTTTCCCTATCCTAACAAAAGAGCATTGATGTCAATAAGTAATATTGACAGTTTTTTGAGgaaaagttgttcatcttaatAAAGGCTTAGTAAACAAAAGCAGAGAAGAGAAAGCATCCTAACATAACATTCCAATAATTTTCATATCCATTTTCATGTGTCTATGATTTTCCACATTaggaagaaaatagaaaaagaatttaGCAGAAATCTTATTTACTCAGATCAGAGAAGAGAAGCACACCCCTACGAGCAAGAACCAAATGCAGAACATAGACACCATCTATGTTGAAACATTTGGACGTTCTGTCATCATCAAGCTTTTGCCCGACATTGATTAGCCTGAAAATAAAGACAATGAGATGAAATCCAACAAAGTAGGCATAATGGCTTAAGAAGAACCAAAGAGAAGAGTGCTTTTGTTTATGTAGAGCATGGTGACGGATGCAACAGAATTCAAACAATGTCATCCAAAGCCGAAGTATATACAGACCAAAGCCATGAGACCCGAGTAAGGAATAAACCCCACATAGTCATTGGCTTAAGAATTAGAACCAAAATCTAAGGAATGGTCGAGTAAGCAATGTTAAAAGTAGAGTGGTGACACCAAAACATTACCTTATGGTTAAGCCCATATGCATTCTTCCAACCAAACATGGCCGTACGCAATGCAAGGaagtcgtcgtcatcatcaacTTCAGGGTGAACAAGAAAACCATCTTCATAGATGTCATACAAGCTAGCAATTGTGTACTCATCACTTGCGTAATCACCACTTGTGTCGTCCTTATCATCTTTTGACACCTAATCTTAATTACTTTCAAGCTTGATGATGATAGAGATTTACATTTGGTTATAAGAGAGTTATTAAACAAGTAATCATATATTCATAATAAGCAACTTCATTCAAGTTCTCAAATTTTAGTTTACTACAATTGATATATTGAGGTTTTTTACATATTATGTAGATAAAGAATATAgctaaatctaaaaaaaaaactcaaaaaaactcACTAGTCACCACTCACCGGTCTTAAATCTAAGATGAACAGTCAAATCTGAAATCACAATAACCATTTTCATCAAGATCGTGGTTTTTCCTAACCTAACAAAAGAGCTTTAGTATCAATAAGTAATCTTGACAATGTTTGGAGcaaaagttgttcatcttaagAAAGGCTGAATGATCATCTTCTTGATTCATTATTTCGTAATCTAATTGCTGACACATAAATTCCTAATCGCGTGATTGGAGAATTCTtgtactttgttt is drawn from Camelina sativa cultivar DH55 chromosome 8, Cs, whole genome shotgun sequence and contains these coding sequences:
- the LOC104708440 gene encoding histone-lysine N-methyltransferase ATXR4-like; the protein is MSRLALTRYSRCCLSRLLKPLTPPLFYSSAASNRDDGCQTGPPPIRVGLTEPAGRAVFATRRISAGDLIHTAKPVVACPSLVSLDSVCYLCLKKLMGSEKVQDRGVSYCSQECQENSKGFVDVETRADWSSFVDCCRTHNFKYPLMVKRLSCMIISGALPADCLDILQPAALSSAMISKIEDGYGLLWNAFRKADFKDEDVAFLTKQWYTAILARIRINAFRIDLVGGSCGEDLLSLAAASVECEGAVGHAVYMLPSFYNHDCDPNAHIIWLRNADARLSTLRDVEEGEELRICYIDASMRYEARQTILSQGFGFLCNCLRCQSGD
- the LOC104708441 gene encoding uncharacterized protein LOC104708441, with amino-acid sequence MQRLAPLMEEPTDEQEEEEERGRRSTRSKSWKKWIKTHLQIIVFPKKPDMKLLLSVMGCPLFPVPPLSKISLHQVSSSAQYIIQQFAAATGCKKLAGEIKNTFVTGKITMSMVNDINSSPTVGNASSVSHKGCFVMWQMLPEKWLIELVGGGHKVAAGSDGEITWRYTPWLGDHAAKGAIRPLRRALQGLDPLTISSVFSSAQFVGEKEINGKDCFILKLSTDQIDLSRRSDSTAEMIKHVAFGYFSQKSGLLICLEDSSLTRIQIPGTMPTYWETSMSSWMEDYRAIEGSEVVIAHSGRTDVLISRFGETLKGGISVTRMEERWTIDDVAFDVPGLSVDCFIPPKEMKMDFHHHQQQQDGSKHLPTF